The genome window TTTAATGTAGCTAATTGTAACCATTTTATATAAAGAGTTTGGTAGTTTGATCTATTACTATGTATCCTATTTTATCATaagttttgtatgtaaaatcgtCATCTCCAAGGTAACTAGCAActatagctgtcagataaatgaagTGGAGTATAGAAGTATAGAAGTAGAAGTATAATATttacctctgaaatgtagtgatgTAGAACTATACAGGagcaaaaaaatggaaatactaaTATACctcaaaatatattcaaatacttgaatacatgtacttagttatgtTCCACCACTGTGTATAGCATATAGACATGATATAAAAACTGGTTGTTTTTTATCATGCATAGCCTATATCAACCCCAGCTCCCTGTTCCGCCCCTCACCCATGTTGCCCTTTGTCTATGGTCAGATCACAGTGTCATCAGGGGGAATGTTGGTGCAGAAGCTCAGGACGGGAAACCTGCAGTCTGAGAGAGGCCGCTATGACGGCACCATGGTCTACGCCCAGCACAAAGTAAGACGACTGCTTTAATACCTGCTGATCCACGTGTTAAGACTCAGCAAAGATCGCAGCTGATGGACTGTCAGGCTTTACCGTCCTTAAGTGTTTGCGAGGAAACAGACAGGACATATCAAATGTACCgtattttcatgttaaatgtaTTATAGAGAGAAATAGAAAAGTGTGATTAATAAAATGCACAGTAGATATTTGCAGCTGATGATTCGTGATTCATTGGTCAGACACTAAAATATTTGTTTTCCCTAATGAAGTGTATGGCTGGTGCAGGGTTTTAGATTATATTCTGATTGTAGAGTTCATCAGTACTACAATTAACCTCAATTGAATGATGTGAATGGTGCTGTCACATTTTAATCTGCATGTTATCCTGCTAggatattaatatatttatgttgCGTATGAGTCAAAATATTGGCAAATGGAAGTTTCCGTTCAAAAACTCGAAAGAGTATCAGCCTTCAAAAGCCCATGTAAGTTAcatccagtccctccagaaaaacgcgattatgcgatcatataattcaatgcataatcagccaaagtccgcatatttatgcggggatCGTATTTTTTCAAATGCGCCGCattttcgccgcataaattgccgcataaattgccgatttccgcgcaaaatatgcagggcttgcatgatttcataatccccgcattttcgttgcaaaaaagtcacatatatcttagcagaaagttgaaaaatgttgcatttacttcacacaagaggagccattttcccctgttgccatgggaatgtcATGacgtgacgtaattacgcgacgtgaacatcatcgaaaagctgcaaaccccgcgatgaagccacgatgagttcccgcaatttttgaagttcccgcaatttcatcgcataaaattgcataaatatcgcACATTTGCATCGCATtttgccgcataatcaaggatttttgcccgcaacagtcacaaaaaaactccgcatttttctggaaggactgtacaTCCTGTTTTGTATGATATTATAGAGAACTATGATTCATCAAATGACATCCAAGCATGGGTGCTttaaatctgtgtctgtgtctattaTTGTGTCTTATTTGGTTTACAGTGATCATTTGAAATGCTGCTGCAATATTAGGCTAAACTGACACTGACATGTAAAAAGAGACATGTGAGCCTCACCTGCTTAGAGTCCAACCCTTCAGACATCCTGTCTCTTAAGACACGTTTattcatttctgtgtgtgtgtgtgtgtgtgtgtgtgtgtgtgtgtgtgtgtgtgtgtgtgtgtgtgtgtgtgtgtgtgtgtgtgtgtgtgttccagaggCAGCAGGTGGTGATGACAGAGCAGCTGGCAAAGACTCACACTAACATCCACTTCTCCGTCATGCATCCAGGCTGGGTTGACACTCCAGGTTCTGGCCCTTTAGACACATGCACAACACTAAGAATCAACCACCACTTTTTCGAAAAAATTGCGCTACATCATtctctattaaaaaaaactgcccTTCTTGCTTCCTAATCCTTATCCTAGTTTgtttctgtccctctctgtctctgtctgtctgtcctagCGGTGGCCAATGCCATGCCAGACTTCCATCAATCTATGAAGGACAGTCTGCGGACCCCAGAGCAGGGGGCTGACACCGTGATTTGGCTGGCTGTCTCTGAGGCTGCAACCACAAACCCCAGCGGGCATTTCTACCAGGGTATGTTGCAAAAGCAATCTTTGTTATTTTCATTTACCTGCTTATCTATAAGGgatttgtgttttaaaaaaatgtttggcaAAAGAGACAAAGATACAACTTTAGCATGCCTAGATTACAAAAAAAACGGTAAGAaagggagaagagaagagaggctTTGAAGAGACACTGTTGGCTGAattatatgttgtttgtcaGTTGTGGGTcagcatggtgtgtgtgtgtgtgtgtgtgtgtgtgtgtgtgtgtgtgtgtgtgagagagagagagtgcttgAGGGTTTGGCCTGTGTCCATTGCAGCTGGAGTGGGCTGCTTTTGGTGCCAGATACTGCCAGAGAATACAGTGCCTCTATGAGTATATACGCACAAATGTGTGTGCAAAAAagtgtacaaacacacacacacacgcaaaatgGCCCCAGTGGCCTTGAAGAGGGAGACTGTAGCCTAATATGAAAATCTCACTttaacagagacacaaacacactgcattCATTTAATGTGATGTAATATATAGGTTAAGCCTTCAtatctgataaaaaaaatccaaacacCAGTCTGTTTGGCTTTTTTCCTCTAATCTCATTTCATTTCAACACTCGCTAAGCAAAACTGCTGTAGTTGCCAAAATTGTAACAGCTGTCAACAAGGCAATATTTACTGTTATCTTGGAAACACTGGCAGATTTTGATTTTGGCATTGCCATGCAAGTTGAAAACCTGGCATCCAAACTTGTACATATCCACTACGGGTgcacatttcagaaaatgtcacgatttgatattgatttttaggctcaagatttgaTTCAAAATCGATATTCGATtttaaaaaacgattcacagtatgtaaatgtagttactttgcccatgtgattgcagtagacatacaataataaatacacacacatatatatatatatatatatatatgaatcgatttttggaattctatgaatcgattttgaatcggtagagcttgaatcgcgatacgaatgtgaatcgatttttttgcacacccctactatCCACATCAAAACTTCAAATAGTATTTGTTGTCCAGTATAAACATTAAGACTGAAAATTAAACCTTCAATACTGTATTCACAAGCAACATGAAATACAATGTATAACAACATACTACAGTTTAGATTGTTTTAGGATGACTAATGTCTGAGCGCCTGCAACTATTGACACCCTTGAGTGGCCGGCATTGtggaatcataaaaaaaaaaatgtttcttgaAACTATGAGCACATCAATTAGGCTGCAGTATTTCAATCCTAGTTTGCTGATGTTTATTCTTGTTGAAAATAATAAAGGTGCACAGCTAAGATAGTGTggacattttattctgaaaatttTAATTATTGAAGTTAAAGAAGCTTTAAATTCAGTTTCCTCAAAAAAGGCCTACAAATCATTTTTCATTGGTTAATCaatccattttgtgtgtcttATCTTATTCTTATCCTTGTCCAagaatttaattaattatataattGGAAACTATTGTTAAGCTGCTGGGAAGTAATGAAAAAATGTGATACAGTATACATATTCCTGGGCCATATATTTTTCCATCATTAATGATGATGATTGTGCAACCGGTATTAAATTGCATTCTATGTGGcattaaaaatgtcttaaattgaACCCTGGTGTTTGAATCGAGTCAGGAGAGATGCCTAGCTGAGTCTGTTGCCATTGGGAATGAGGGATGAAAATGAATCCAGTGTTTGCTTTTCTTCAACTAATCTGAGCAGGCTGTTTGTACATGCGCTTGGCCTTTATTGCCCTTTAAACACAGGGCACATCAGAGCTGACTCCCTGACACCTTGTAGAAATCAATATTACTTCAACATCAGAACCAGGCTAGGGAATATACAAGAGTCAATAGATACTGTAGTTCTTACATGGACACACCTTTATGTTCAAtccatttgtgtgtttgtgcacagaCCGAAAGATGGTGTCCACCCACCTGCCGCTTGCCTGGACCCACAGCTCTGCCCTGGAGGAGCAGAAGTTAATGTCTGTGCTGGAGGACTTGGCCAAGACATTTCAGCCACACTGAGGCAGCAGGAACTGGTTACCAGTACAGCATCAACACTAACAACATCTGTTCACACTGACCAAGGCTGGGCTCAGTATTTTATCCCACCTGGCACAATACACTCCAGGAGATGGAATATTTCTAGGTCCATTTTTATCCAAAGCATTTGGAGTGTTAACTCTACCTGTGGTCACTGGTTTGGGAAAACTATGAAGATATACTGTGAAACCCAGCCTTACAATGCCAGATTAAACTCACCTACATATAACAGAGGGATGAGCCATATTTGCAATGCTTTATAACTATTTATATAACACATTTTCATTCAACTTTATAAGGACTAACATGTATTTGTAAAAGAGTGTTTGATAGTGATGGTGCCTTTATATGAGTTTTCAAAGGATATTATCTTGCTGATAGAGAGAGCACCTTCATAaaccacacaaaaacacacacacaaccacgtCTGTTACTGTGACTTTATGAAAGTTGTCAATCAGATGGGAATCTGATGTGACCAAAGTCACCCTATATTATTAAATCACAACACCAGCTATGGGTTCAATCTCTCGTCTTGACGACTTGCAAACGTGCAAAGTGATGTGTATTTAATAGCTATAATGTAAGTAACTTGTGTATTTGCTATACTGTAGTGCAGCTTCTGTACTGTGCAGGTTGAGCTCAAGCTGGAGGTGAAGTGCTCTCTTTACTAGCCGTGTGCCTTTTTAATACACCACACAGCAGCTCACTTGACGTGCAATAAACCCTTTGTATTAGTGACTCAGTAATATCTGCCAGCACCTTTAAAATTCCTTTTACTGACTCAGTTTATCTTGTAAATGTCTgcttaaataaagaaaattacagatttctttTGTGTCTAGTTGTGCTGCTGAGTAACgttttgatttgattaaaaCACTACCCAGAATAACCAAAAACAGTCAAATAAACATATCAGAATATCTTTATTAAGCATCCATCTTTTCTCTCTGTGCCCTGTTTTGAGGAGCCAGACAGATTTAAATCAGTACTGTATTGTcaacaaaatgatttaaaaatacaattacCTTTTGAGAGATACATTAACAACAGCAGGTGTCTTTTACAAGCATCTGAAGTCAAACCAAACGGAAACCAATTTACAGTTTGATATTAtgggccatgatgttgtggaaAATGAGTCATCTTTAAAGTGTTGATGTGGCCTCTCATCAACATGAAGAACATCCATTGTAGTGTTTGATGAACTAcagatgacaaaaaaatgactcCTATAACTGCTCCATCAAAGGAAATAAACCATTTACAACATGAGAAAATCTATGCCCTCCTTCCTGCGACTAGCCGGCAGTTCTGAAGATCTATTTTATTTGCTGTTTCTGTAAACAGCTAATCTTGCCATCCATCataacattaacattttgtCAATCTGCTGTGGAGTTAAGCCTCCATAGCCAGAAAGCCTTTTTTATCACCAAACACAATCTCTTACAATTACATGATAAAAATGACTGGAAGAAGCATGTCCAGTTTACTGAAAAAGGAAAGGAGAGCTGTGACTCCTGATTGTACGGTAGCATCGTCAATAACCCTGTTGATCCCACATGACGCTTTGTGACATGACTCTATGTGATACTTGGTTTGACTGAGATCACTTTGCCAATACTATGCTTGACTGAAAATTGTTCATGAGATTGTTGATGTCTGTTTCTAATACAACAATGGTTCAGCTACATTAAGAGTTTTGAAAGCATGAAAAAGTTGTAATCAGTATGTTTGTATTAATAATGCATCAAATGACTACATGGAATTATAAAGGGGTCACTTGTAGAATTATCACCCCATTCCATTTCCTCAGGTCTACATAGGGTTcagcttgttttgttttttatggcCCTTACCGATTTATATCAACCATGTTTCCAGCAGCAAGAAGCAGCAGCATGTTTCCATAAAAAAATgataaacatattaaaacatttacatgtatgtagcaactaaagagccagatatttctctCAGAATGTTTGCTAGCATATTCGCCACAAGGTAAaataaggtgataatatgttACTGCTCTTTATGTGCTGTTCTGCTGCCACCAAGTGGCCAAAAGAAATTAGTAAGTGACAAACTGACAGACAACGTTCACCCAACTCTGGACCTTCCTTAACCCTTCATAGCTAGCTGTTAACTTAAATGATGAAGCTTGCGCAGGATGTTCAGTAACTAGGGTTGTAGAATGGATGTGGCCCTAGAACTGCTGTACTGAAACTGCAGCTTCTTCTTTTGCAGGAGCAAAGACCATTTTTAGCTTCTTTTAGCTCAAATGTTTTGATTTTCCAGCCTTCAAACTCTACTGTTATCAACATTGTTTCCAGCAGCTGAGCATTAAAcagcagacaaagttagcagctAGCTGGCGAACATAGTGGTGCGTTTAAGAGCCAGAGTTTCAAGTTTAGAGGAGAGTTAATATTGGACTTGTTCTGCTACCCCTGGTGGTCTATGGAgccttttagcttttttttttttttttttttttaatgttgctccatgtcatgtaaataggcaactgctTGATTACATATTCACCATAACATCTTTATAAAgtgatatgtcaatgttgtatTTTCCGGTTGTTTGGCTGCaccaaactaaataaaaagcaATTATCAGTCAATTAATGGAGGCtaataatatattttgtatttcttttctgATAATTATGAAGAATGATTTAAGTCAGCTTCCAGAATACAGATGTGTCTACTGATGACCAAAAGGACAGAAACACtcaaactttaaaataatgAACATTCGTGCAGAATATTGGCTACTGACAGATTGAATTAGTTAGTTTCAGTCTAACCCCAAGTATTTTTTGTGTTATGTCTAAAAATCATGGAGTAAGGTCAATCTCTGTCTATGTTAGGAAGTAAAATACTGCATGATCTGACACTGCAGTCCATCTCAACATTACTGAGTTTGCATGTGCTTCATTTCTATTAGATGGACACAGAGAAAAGTAAACAACCATTTACAATGATAATAGATAAATTCTTTactacaaatataaatatacactacACGATCAAACACCTGGAATGTGACTACATTTTGAAATCAGGAATTCCAACATTATAATGCAAATTTTTCCCACTTACAATAAGGCAAGCGTTAGTCTAACATTAGAAGATACCAGTCATTATTTACAAGGACGCTACATCATATCCAGCTTTAACCCCTCTGAACttacaaaaatgttttgtttaataCAAAGACAAAAGACCACGAGTTGTGCAATTTAGTGCAGTGGTGAGAGCGTTATGAGACATCCTTGATACACAGATGTGTATGTGGAAAATATAGGAGAGCTCAGAACAGaatttgcaacaacaaaaaaacaggatGAAAGAAACGCAAACAAGACATCCAGAGCTTTAGAACGAGGTGAGTGCTTGAGAGTGAATGAGTGAACAGTCATAAGCACTGGTAAACCACTAAAAAGGCTTTGTGagtgtgtctttctctctttaagGCTTTTGAAGGAACACAGGCAGCCCTGATCTGACCCGCGATTCAGCATTTAGTGCTACATGTAGTTTAGAGTACCTGTCCAGTGCCTAAGTGCCTTTTTGGTGGGGGGGAATTCCAATTTTTGCGCCACAAAAAACTTGCAATATTTAGATTTTCTTTAAATTACAGATGAAAAGTAATTCTTATGAGGCATTAGAATCAGTGCTGCATGGCAGTGGCATCTACCTACcctaaaaaagttttttaagaGAGTGATAAATATCTAGGAGGTGGTGATCCTGTGCTAttgtttaaacttgtttttaccCAAATGAAGGAGGAAGGACTCAAAACCCATAAAGCTGAAACGATCAAGTGAAGTCCCACTATTCAAATCTTGAATAGTGACTGGTTCACCTCAGGATGGCAGCGGTGATGCTGCCGCTGTCAGTGCATGTTACTATGGCAACATATTTCAATTTCCCCTGCCTCACCTAGCTGGGTCAGCGATGTCCCGCAAACATCTGACAAGTCCATCAAATTTGTATGGCAGCATCTTTTGAGGGTATCAAACGATTTCCGTCATATAACAAGAAAGAAGCTGTCTTACCAAGCTGGAGTGATTACACATTAATAATGGTTATAACTGACATGAAGAGCATCCGCCCACTGACAATCTACTGATGTAAAACCTCCTGAGAATGATTTAAGGCCAactagtgaaaaaaaaaaaaaaactgaaaaagaaagggaaaaaagacagaaaaagctGATCACTTTGATCAGTGAGTCATTTCAAGCAACTATCTACTATACACATGATGCAGGGGTATATACAGATgattaggtttttgtttttctttacatgtTACAGTGACTGAGTAATATGCAGTTAGTGGGCCACAGTAAAAAGCAAGCTAGTGTATGTTTGTACAGGATTTCTAGGTCAGCGATTTAGTGAAACTTAACTTTACAGTGCAAGGGTAATAAAAAAATTACCTTTGTCAAAAGAAGCATAGGAAATagtaatataatgtaaacaCTAATATCAATACTATTCCTCCCATAGGAGAAATCATTACAATGCATGCACACCATTGTGCTTAGGGTTCTGTTTCGGATCAGATCAACAagtcacacacactttcatgtCGGACTGACggtgaaaataaatgtttgagaAGCAAAAGAAATGTGGAGGGctacatctcacacacacacacacacacacacacacacacacacacacacacacacacacacacacacacacacacacacacacacacacacacacacacacacacacacacacacacacacacacacacacacacacacacacacacacacacacacacacacagcctggtTGTAGCTGAAGATCCCAGTAGGTGATGGGAAGATATACTGTACAGAGGGGTTTCCATGACATTTGAAGAGTGGGCAGAGCACAGGGGGGACCATGTAGTGAGCTGGGCCAATCAGCGTGAAGAGAAGCCTGTTGCTAAGCTACAGCCAACCACCTGCGTCACATCCCAGATCTGTGGAGACAAAGAGCCAATAATAATGATAAAGGCCTGGTGCAAAGCCACGTTTAAGGATTCTGCATTATTACTGAGAGGACTCATgaaccatttcttttttttcttgaaaccCTCTTAGGTTATCTTAAGACTTTACTGGTAATTTACACCAAATTGCACAATGGAAATAAATTGAAAGGTGAAATAAAGGAACCAATGAAAACATGATTCTTACAAAAAAGTACCACAAGATATAGAAGAACTCTACACCTGAaagcagagatggggactcaagtctgagactcggacagctgacttcagacttgacttgtgaCTTGACCAAAAatacttcagacttgactcggactcgagcttcgagactcgtaaacaacctgttttcatgcaattattgctttttaaatctaaattcattcatgtatttctattttcttttattggcgcatatacgttggggaaacgtatgacgagctgcatgtcccctgccctttgccttATGTGCACGCACTCACATAAATGCATcgacgatggcgacaccaagtcctcccggagttgtgccttttgtcattagttttgctttcaataacttgctaaacagtggcagtaagcgaacagctacatgcaaggtgtgtggcaccaagataaatgatgccggatcaacaacgtcgaacttcatcaggtATCTCAAAatgcacccagataggtcagtcacttgctaatgtgaaagagacgttatatttagcatatatcgccacaggtaacaagctaaccatcgcaaagtgttgtgctaatgctgggaacaggcaaattttatctttatagttgtatccatatgatgtgacagacttaggttaatatttcaccaggttgtTGTTAAATAGCAATACGGAAAGTATCAGTTCTCTCATGTTTGCACCATGGTTGGTGTATTAACTTCCAATACAGATGATTTCCCTCACACtttaaacactgaaaaatgtaatgcatgacgaggttgggctttacagccagttagtaacacagacaaacaaaaacattttttgaaaaatacagttcttaatttgtgtttcttcagattgcATTGCAGTATGCcacataaagttatcctacaactgattttgatactgtactgtatagatggtagctacaggacatgctttgaattcataagatttaacaatacagtgttagggacagatcagatggccagagactggagacttgacttggactcgtagcaaaagacttgagacttgacttgaacttgcccctcaaagacttgagacttgacttggacttccaaaaaatgacttgtgaacatatCTGCCTGAAAGACTGACCACCATAAATGTTGGAACCTATTAAAAAGGTtgtgtgtttgctttttttcttggtgaagaaaaaatgtgaaaatcaAAAATGTCCATCAGAAAGTACTGAAAGCATTTTGGCAGCACAATAATTCTTTTTGCGGAGGAGAAGTAGATTATGCTGCAGCAGTGAAGTAATTACGAAAGAGTTGCTACTTTGTTTTCTCCGTGAAAAACTTGAGTACATTGTAACAAACATGAATTCAAGTTCACCACAGCTACTGCAACATTTTAAGAGTGTCTATATAGTTGTTTTATAAGAATGCGATCACATAGGCAATGCCTGTGATGCATGCAACTTTGTTCACTCACATACTTTCTTGTGTACTGTACTTTGTGTATTCCTGGAGGATTAAAAAGACTCTACAGCCGTGCCAGCAGGCCTGCGTGGCTGCACAGCGGTTTTTGGGCTGCCTGCAGACACACTGATTTCCTGTGTTTGACACAACCTGAATACATGCATGAATTATCTGGTATCAAAAAACTGTTGTTGACCTTAACAATGCGGTCGCTTCCACAAGTGACCATCAGGCCTCTGGATGGGTCCATGTCCATGTGGGCGATGTTGTGTTTCCCCTCGTGGAACGTGGCCAATGGTGTTcgactgcaacacacacacacacacacacacacacacacacacacacacacacacacacacacacacacacacacacacacacacacacacacacacacacacacacacacactttagagTTGCCCTCAGTACTCTGAAATAGGGATATAATGTGATCAATTATTACAAAATGTAGAGAAGCCCTTTACTCACTCTTCTTCTTTGATGGTATCAAAGCAGGCATCACACACCCGCACCGGGAACTCGAAGCCCATGATTGGGAATGTGGTACGTTTAGAACTACATTTCCCACACACAGCATTGCCGCACTTCCTGCAGTGGTGCtgcacaaaagaaaaaacacttgtATATCCCtcgtgttgtccttgggtcaaatttgacccattttaaatttaaaaagtgggtttattttaaccaaatttTCGCGGATTGTTCCACACAAcacttaaaataaatgatcagcccactactttctttaaatttggatgttttattaaattttatagcattaaaaAAAGCTTCCAAAACGTGGGGGAAAAACcccacaaaaatgtcaaaaggcgcagaaaacaactgacaaaaacattggaaaaagtgacaaaaacatagcaacaaaggtttttaaaaagacgaccaaaacgttgaaaaaaaaaaaatttaaattttgacccagaaaaacaaaaagttgcacggtcgacgggaagacaacacaagggatatTAGCGTGACTGACAGACTGAGGGACTCACAACCACTAATGACACTGATCAGACTCTCCTACCTGTCTGAGCCCCATGGTCTTAGTGTCCCACATCTGCTTGATGTTCCAGAAGAAAGGCTGCTCACACTTCTGACAAGAGTCGCTGTCTAACCACTGGGGGGCCTGCAGATGcacatgcagttgaaagctaCCATTAAATATGACGAAATGAATGCTCCATATAGACAAGTGCTGCAAAAATCATATTTACCCATGCAAAGAGCACTGAGACAAAAGTGGAGAGGAGAAACAAGTCTTTACAACCAACTTCTAATACTGAAATACTGCACATTCCACTGACCATTATACTATAATTTATTGTCTACTAAAAATGAAGAAATTACAAATGTATCAGCGTAGAGTACAGCTAATCTGCCTTTAAAAGTCAATTCAAATTCTATGTCGGACACTATTGCCTTTTTACATGAACACCTATGAGAAAAATGTAGAAAGCAGACCTCTTCTCTCTGCGTGTCCATGTTCCACACTGCCATGCCTCCGTCGGCCGAGCACGACACCAACTGCCTGGTCAACTGGAGGTAACGAATGGCCTGAACACGCTCACTGAGAGAACGAAagataattataatttaataataattcaaACCTGCATCAAGCAATATTTTCACAGTGAAATTGCAACTTTACAGAGCGTTTTAACCTTTCATCACAATTTGTCAGGATATGTAGGCTGCATGTTTACTGTGTAGTTCAGTCTTATGAATGCCCATAGGCAAACATTTCCAGCAAAAAAAGCTTTGATACACCCACTATACCTGCTAGCACCAAACAGACAACGTTAGAATTAAAGAATTAGAGTTAGTGGCCAAAAATGGATTAATGCTGCTTTAATACATAAAGCACAATAAAGCAAGTATAAAGATACAAAGAGCAGGTGAAACAacacaataatacaaaaaaactgACAGAACTTTAATATTACAACTCAAATTCCTAAATATCAAAAGGGccatttgaattgtttttttcaataggctgacacacacatacttttaTCATTTTTACTGACTACTCTGACTACATTGACAATAGCATTTTTGCTCAACTTCCATACTGTTCTGTACCGTAATGCTCCATATATGGAAGtctattaaatacattttaatagaaaaaaataataataaaaggagTGACAAAAGAGATAAAGACAGGGTCATAACAGGATGTAGGACCTGTCAGAACTACAAGAGTATTACAACTCTCCTTTTTATGAGTGTCTGAGAGACAAACCTCTGTAAATCCTGAAAGCACCATTGACAGGGACTTTGCTTTTATCACAACAGTCAGTGCCTGTGGATAGCTGTTGCTGACACCAACTTCTGACCTACCCTGATTTAGTTTAGAAGCATCCCAGTCCCCGACAAACACAGAGGTATAGTTAACTCAGCATCCGCGCATATACAAAACACCGATGGACTTACTGGTGTCCCTGCAACAGTAACGTTCGCCCTTTGCGGCCCCCAATGTCCCACATGATGACGCTGTGGTCGGAGGCCCCTGAGAACAGCAGCCTCTGGACAGGGTCCCACCACAGTGTTGCTATACTACCTAGAGGGTACAGAGGGatgaacagagagaaaaagaaacacacTTGTTAGATGTGTTATTATGTGCTGCAAGAGCCTGTTGAGCGACAGTGTCACAGTCTGACCTGTTGGCTCCACCTGGTGCCTGCTGGGAGAACTACAGGAAGCTCAGACCAA of Sander lucioperca isolate FBNREF2018 chromosome 5, SLUC_FBN_1.2, whole genome shotgun sequence contains these proteins:
- the wdfy1 gene encoding WD repeat and FYVE domain-containing protein 1, with protein sequence MAAEIHSRPQTARPILLNKIEGHSDAVNAAVLIPKEDGVITVSEDRTIRVWLKRDSGQYWPSIYHTVSSPCSCMSYHHDSRRIFIGQDNGAVVEFLISEDFNKMNHVKTYPAHQNRVSDMVFSLESEWVVSTGHDKSVSWMCTQSGSMLGRHYFTAWASCLQYDHDTQHAFVGDYSGQITLLKLEKQTYSTITTLKGHEGSIATLWWDPVQRLLFSGASDHSVIMWDIGGRKGRTLLLQGHHERVQAIRYLQLTRQLVSCSADGGMAVWNMDTQREEAPQWLDSDSCQKCEQPFFWNIKQMWDTKTMGLRQHHCRKCGNAVCGKCSSKRTTFPIMGFEFPVRVCDACFDTIKEEDRTPLATFHEGKHNIAHMDMDPSRGLMVTCGSDRIVKIWDVTQVVGCSLATGFSSR